The following proteins come from a genomic window of Mariniflexile sp. TRM1-10:
- a CDS encoding peptidoglycan-binding protein LysM, which translates to MRKSIASYLTLTLTICILLFVSLSPNETIDLSKYSTAGLELNYTVSQDHSITDNALASNEVNKPISPFLGKSFVGFKEALAFKESRGNYFIVNTLGYLGKYQFGTGTLKLIGIHNPSLFLKNPALQEKAFVANTQRNKWILRRDIKNFVGKKLNGILITESGILAAAHLAGAGSVKNYLRSYGIDNFEDSYGTTIEYYMRKFSGYDTSSIKANKRAKAI; encoded by the coding sequence ATGAGAAAAAGTATTGCAAGTTACTTGACCCTAACTCTAACAATATGTATTCTATTGTTCGTATCGCTTTCACCAAATGAAACGATAGATTTAAGTAAGTATTCAACAGCTGGCTTAGAATTAAATTATACAGTAAGCCAAGACCATAGCATTACCGACAATGCTTTAGCGTCAAATGAAGTGAACAAGCCAATTTCTCCATTTTTAGGAAAATCGTTTGTAGGATTTAAAGAAGCCTTAGCATTTAAAGAGTCTAGAGGCAATTATTTTATAGTTAACACATTAGGTTATTTAGGTAAGTATCAATTTGGAACAGGTACTTTAAAGTTGATAGGTATTCATAACCCATCATTATTTTTAAAGAATCCTGCACTTCAAGAAAAAGCATTTGTAGCCAATACGCAACGTAATAAATGGATTTTACGAAGGGATATCAAGAATTTTGTTGGTAAAAAGCTTAATGGCATTTTAATTACGGAATCCGGTATTTTGGCAGCTGCCCATTTAGCGGGCGCCGGTAGTGTGAAAAACTACTTAAGAAGCTATGGCATTGATAATTTTGAAGACAGTTATGGTACTACCATCGAGTACTATATGAGAAAGTTTTCAGGTTACGATACGTCATCTATTAAAGCTAATAAAAGAGCTAAAGCTATATAG
- the dapF gene encoding diaminopimelate epimerase produces the protein MQQTFYKYQGTGNDFVMIDNRQQTFNKKDTKHIAFLCDRRFGIGADGLILLENHPTLDFKMVYYNADGNESTMCGNGGRCLVAFANQLGVIKDKAVFEAIDGLHHATINNGIVKLQMLDVDVVEKHENHVFLNTGSPHHVQFEDQIENFDIKTKGAAIRYGAPYNEAGSNVNFVKKISDQIFAVRTYERGVEDETLSCGTGVTAVALAMHALKQTNENLITLKVQGGELQVSFDLENGIYKNVWLIGPASFVFSGTI, from the coding sequence ATGCAACAGACTTTTTATAAATATCAAGGAACAGGAAACGATTTTGTGATGATAGATAATCGTCAACAAACGTTCAACAAAAAAGATACCAAACATATTGCATTTTTATGCGACAGACGTTTTGGGATAGGAGCAGATGGTTTAATTCTATTAGAAAACCATCCTACTTTAGATTTTAAAATGGTGTATTACAATGCCGATGGAAACGAAAGTACCATGTGTGGCAATGGTGGACGCTGTTTGGTGGCATTTGCAAATCAACTGGGTGTTATTAAAGATAAAGCTGTTTTTGAAGCCATTGATGGGTTGCACCATGCTACTATTAATAATGGTATTGTAAAACTTCAAATGCTTGATGTTGATGTGGTAGAAAAACATGAAAACCACGTATTTTTAAATACAGGGTCACCTCACCACGTACAGTTTGAAGATCAAATAGAGAATTTCGATATTAAAACCAAAGGTGCAGCGATCCGTTACGGTGCACCGTATAACGAAGCAGGTAGTAATGTTAATTTTGTAAAGAAAATTAGCGACCAAATTTTTGCTGTTAGAACATACGAGCGTGGGGTGGAAGACGAAACCTTATCTTGTGGCACAGGTGTAACTGCCGTAGCATTGGCAATGCATGCACTTAAGCAAACTAACGAAAACCTGATTACATTAAAAGTTCAAGGTGGCGAATTACAGGTGAGTTTTGATTTGGAAAATGGTATTTATAAAAATGTGTGGCTCATAGGGCCAGCTTCATTTGTTTTTAGCGGAACGATATGA
- a CDS encoding trypsin-like peptidase domain-containing protein has product MKKILSLVLVSALGGALTLGTYKVFVEPKSEFVVTAPNPNPVFLPTSNVNNLAYETPDFTVAAENAVNAVVHVKNISISSGQLSLQDLFSGRTTPRAQMGTGSGVIINADGYIITNNHVINNSDELSVTLNNNKTYKAEIVGSDPKTDIALLKIQADEELPFVTFADSDQAKIGEWVLAVGNPFNLTSTVTAGIISAKSRDLSGTSSQSFIQTDAAVNPGNSGGALVNVRGELIGINTAISSQTGSYIGYSFAVPSNIARRVIEDIMEYGNVQNGILGVNILNSNSKEALELGVNEIEGLYIESVIEASGAEKAGVKKGDIIKEIDGIKVSKFADLTGHINAKRVNDVVNLKVSRDGNIKTIAVTLTKNDTFILPLVGMVKNAKREDLKKLKAPNGVKITELNGKYADYWKNNGVKEGAIITSINNIKINTVDDVKAAIENKSYYEPLQIELINSNGEKERYNFR; this is encoded by the coding sequence ATGAAGAAGATATTATCATTAGTGTTGGTTTCGGCATTAGGCGGCGCTTTAACCCTTGGTACTTACAAAGTTTTTGTAGAACCAAAAAGTGAATTTGTTGTAACAGCACCAAATCCAAATCCTGTATTTTTACCCACTAGTAACGTAAACAATTTAGCTTATGAAACCCCAGATTTTACGGTTGCTGCCGAAAATGCTGTAAATGCGGTGGTACATGTTAAAAATATTTCGATTAGTAGTGGCCAATTAAGCTTGCAGGATTTATTTTCAGGAAGAACCACTCCACGTGCGCAAATGGGAACAGGTTCAGGCGTTATTATAAATGCCGACGGCTATATTATTACGAATAACCATGTTATTAATAATTCAGATGAATTATCGGTTACCTTAAATAATAACAAAACCTATAAAGCCGAAATTGTAGGATCGGATCCTAAAACAGATATTGCTCTTTTAAAAATTCAAGCCGATGAAGAATTGCCTTTTGTAACATTTGCAGATTCGGACCAAGCTAAAATTGGTGAATGGGTTTTGGCTGTAGGGAATCCATTTAACCTAACATCTACCGTTACGGCAGGCATTATTAGTGCAAAATCAAGAGATTTATCGGGTACTAGCTCACAATCGTTTATTCAAACCGATGCTGCTGTAAACCCAGGAAATTCGGGTGGCGCCCTTGTAAACGTTAGAGGAGAACTTATTGGTATTAACACTGCAATTTCGTCACAAACGGGCTCGTATATTGGATATTCGTTTGCTGTACCAAGTAACATTGCACGTCGTGTTATTGAAGATATTATGGAGTATGGTAATGTGCAAAACGGTATTTTAGGAGTCAACATACTCAATTCAAACTCAAAGGAAGCTTTGGAACTAGGTGTTAATGAAATTGAAGGTCTTTATATTGAAAGTGTTATTGAAGCCTCTGGTGCCGAAAAAGCTGGTGTAAAAAAAGGGGATATCATTAAAGAAATCGATGGTATCAAAGTATCGAAATTTGCTGATTTAACAGGTCATATTAATGCAAAACGTGTTAATGATGTTGTAAACTTAAAAGTATCAAGGGATGGTAATATAAAAACGATTGCTGTTACTTTAACCAAAAACGACACCTTTATATTACCACTGGTTGGTATGGTTAAAAATGCTAAGCGTGAAGATTTAAAGAAACTAAAAGCTCCTAACGGTGTTAAGATAACTGAGTTAAATGGAAAGTATGCCGATTATTGGAAAAATAATGGCGTTAAAGAAGGCGCCATCATCACTTCCATCAACAATATTAAAATCAATACTGTTGACGATGTCAAGGCAGCCATCGAAAATAAATCTTATTATGAGCCTTTACAAATAGAACTTATAAATTCTAACGGCGAAAAAGAACGTTATAACTTTAGATAA
- a CDS encoding PQQ-dependent sugar dehydrogenase translates to MKNLASFLIICTASLISAQNIDIELIANGFDAPVSIKHANDNKLFVVERKGVIKILNANGTVNSTDFLDINSKVSDSGGERGLLGLAFHPNYNTNGYFYVNYINNSGNTVIARYSRTNETTADATSELILLTINQPASNHNGGDMNFGPDGYLYIASGDGGGSGDPNDYAQSLDTLLGKLLRIDVDNTSNGNNYAIPSTNPYLNDGNTNTLPEIWAYGLRNPWRFSFDKTTDDLWIADVGQGTYEEINMAPYTTSGLNYGWRCYEGANHPYNTSDCPPESSTTRPIAEYSHDGDGAFKCSITGGFRYRGSLYPSLTGLYFFADYCSDEIGVLTPNGPNWTMTFPQQYSNKGWTTFGEDNTGELYIAGLESGEVFKIVDTSLNTEDLNKLNISMYPNPTNNLINFNVSQLKNPLESIKISDIHGKQIKLTTSINNPLTTLHVNNLADGIYFIELADSNGVKEIKKLIKY, encoded by the coding sequence ATGAAAAACTTAGCCTCGTTTCTAATCATCTGCACTGCATCTCTAATATCGGCCCAAAATATCGACATCGAATTAATCGCAAACGGATTTGATGCTCCTGTAAGTATTAAACATGCTAACGACAACAAATTATTTGTTGTTGAACGCAAAGGTGTCATCAAAATACTAAATGCTAATGGTACTGTAAATAGCACGGATTTTTTAGACATTAACAGCAAGGTTAGCGATTCTGGTGGCGAACGCGGGCTTTTAGGATTGGCTTTTCATCCAAATTATAATACCAACGGATATTTTTATGTAAATTATATAAACAATTCTGGTAACACGGTTATAGCAAGATATTCCAGAACGAATGAAACGACGGCAGATGCGACTTCCGAACTTATTTTACTTACTATAAATCAACCCGCTTCAAACCATAATGGTGGTGATATGAATTTTGGCCCCGATGGTTATTTATATATTGCCAGTGGCGATGGTGGTGGCTCAGGAGATCCAAATGATTATGCACAAAGTTTAGATACATTATTAGGTAAACTCCTTAGGATAGATGTTGATAACACAAGTAATGGAAACAACTACGCTATTCCTTCTACAAATCCATATTTAAATGATGGAAATACCAATACATTACCAGAAATTTGGGCTTATGGCTTAAGAAACCCTTGGCGGTTTTCTTTCGACAAAACGACTGACGATTTATGGATTGCCGATGTTGGACAAGGGACTTATGAAGAAATAAATATGGCTCCTTATACAACTTCAGGCTTAAATTATGGTTGGCGCTGTTATGAAGGTGCGAACCACCCATATAACACCAGTGATTGTCCACCAGAAAGTTCTACAACACGCCCCATTGCAGAGTATTCACACGATGGAGATGGTGCTTTTAAATGCTCCATCACTGGGGGTTTTCGTTACAGAGGTTCACTTTACCCAAGCTTAACAGGTCTTTATTTTTTTGCTGATTATTGTAGCGACGAAATTGGCGTGCTTACACCAAATGGTCCTAATTGGACTATGACCTTTCCACAACAATACAGCAACAAAGGTTGGACTACTTTTGGCGAAGATAATACTGGTGAACTTTACATTGCAGGTCTAGAATCCGGTGAGGTCTTTAAAATTGTGGATACGAGTTTAAATACTGAAGACCTTAATAAGCTGAATATTAGCATGTATCCAAACCCTACAAACAATCTTATAAATTTTAATGTATCCCAGCTTAAAAACCCTTTAGAATCTATTAAAATTTCCGATATTCACGGCAAGCAAATCAAGCTAACAACATCAATAAACAATCCATTAACAACCTTACACGTTAATAACTTGGCAGATGGTATTTATTTTATTGAGTTGGCAGATAGTAACGGCGTGAAAGAAATTAAAAAACTCATCAAATATTAA
- a CDS encoding GNAT family N-acetyltransferase, with protein sequence MMTLKGEHIYLRALEPEDLEFIHTIENDESVWEISNTITPYSKFLIKQYLKQSHKDIFEVKQLRLVISSYDNVALGMIDLFDFDFKNSRAGVGILVKELNDRAKGFGSEALKLLINYSFTHLGLHQLYCNVSEENDISIKLFTKQGFKKIGLKKDWILVNGSYKNEYIFQLINN encoded by the coding sequence ATGATGACCTTAAAAGGAGAACATATTTATTTACGCGCTTTAGAACCCGAAGATTTGGAGTTTATTCATACTATTGAAAACGACGAATCGGTTTGGGAAATAAGCAACACCATTACGCCCTATTCAAAATTTTTAATAAAACAGTATTTAAAACAATCCCATAAAGATATTTTTGAAGTAAAACAATTACGCTTGGTTATATCGAGTTATGATAACGTGGCATTGGGGATGATAGACTTGTTTGATTTCGATTTTAAAAATAGTAGAGCCGGTGTTGGCATTTTAGTAAAAGAACTTAACGATAGAGCTAAAGGTTTTGGTAGTGAAGCTCTAAAATTACTTATAAATTATAGTTTTACACATTTAGGTTTGCATCAGTTATATTGTAATGTTTCAGAAGAAAATGATATAAGTATCAAGCTTTTTACCAAACAAGGTTTTAAAAAAATAGGATTAAAAAAGGACTGGATCCTTGTAAACGGTTCTTATAAAAACGAGTATATATTTCAGCTTATAAATAATTAA
- the mltG gene encoding endolytic transglycosylase MltG produces the protein MYIKKILLAIVFIGLAIAAYFAYYVYNVMIDSNTAFNNDTAYVYVPTNATYDDVRQQLEPLLKDINTFDVLAKQKKYAGNIKAGRFAITKGMNNNDIINSIRSRNLPMTLSFNNQESLEKLAGRVSSQIEADSVSLLNAMKDTLFLSKYGFSNATALGMYLPNSYEFFWNTSAEQFRERMLKEYNRFWTDARKAKAKDIGLTRDQVIALASIVYEESKQASEQPRIAGVYMNRIRIGMPLQADPTLKFAAYQLPEYKDTVIKRVLNIHKDIVSPYNTYKNLGLPPGLIAMPDISAIDAVLNYEKHQYLYFAADAKRFGFHKFAKTLSQHNVNAREYQRYLSSQGINR, from the coding sequence ATGTACATAAAAAAGATACTTCTGGCCATTGTGTTTATTGGGTTAGCTATTGCGGCATATTTTGCTTACTATGTTTATAATGTCATGATTGATTCCAATACGGCCTTCAATAATGATACGGCCTATGTTTATGTGCCCACCAATGCAACTTACGATGATGTCAGGCAACAATTGGAACCCTTATTGAAGGATATTAATACTTTTGATGTGCTTGCAAAACAAAAAAAGTACGCAGGCAATATTAAAGCAGGACGCTTTGCGATTACAAAGGGCATGAACAATAATGATATTATCAACTCCATTAGAAGCAGAAACCTGCCTATGACCTTGTCTTTTAACAATCAGGAAAGTCTTGAAAAATTGGCAGGACGTGTTTCTTCTCAAATCGAAGCCGATAGCGTGTCTTTACTTAATGCTATGAAAGACACCTTGTTTTTATCAAAATATGGTTTTAGCAATGCTACCGCTTTAGGTATGTATCTTCCTAATAGTTATGAGTTTTTCTGGAATACCTCGGCAGAGCAATTTAGAGAACGCATGCTTAAAGAATACAATCGTTTTTGGACAGATGCCAGAAAAGCAAAAGCCAAAGACATAGGTTTAACACGCGATCAAGTGATTGCGCTTGCATCGATAGTTTATGAAGAATCAAAGCAAGCTTCAGAACAACCAAGAATTGCAGGTGTTTACATGAACCGAATTAGAATTGGCATGCCTTTACAAGCAGATCCTACGCTAAAGTTTGCTGCGTATCAATTACCGGAATATAAAGATACCGTTATTAAGCGTGTTTTGAATATACATAAAGACATCGTATCGCCTTATAATACGTATAAAAATTTAGGGCTGCCCCCTGGACTTATTGCGATGCCCGATATTTCGGCTATTGATGCGGTTTTGAATTATGAAAAGCATCAATACCTTTATTTTGCGGCTGATGCCAAACGATTTGGATTTCACAAATTTGCTAAAACCTTATCTCAGCATAATGTAAATGCTAGAGAATATCAACGTTATTTGTCTTCACAAGGAATAAATAGGTAG
- a CDS encoding low molecular weight protein-tyrosine-phosphatase yields MTKILMVCLGNICRSPLAEGILKSKLTSDSFFVDSAGTGDYHIGKNPDSRSIAIARKHGLDISNLKGRQFNVSDFDKFDIIYVMDESNYRNVLLLARNEQDKAKVKFILNEIHPNQNYNVPDPYFGGNDGFENVYHMLDEACSVIATRLQN; encoded by the coding sequence ATGACTAAGATTCTAATGGTATGTTTAGGCAATATTTGTCGTTCACCATTAGCTGAAGGCATTTTAAAGTCTAAACTTACAAGCGATTCGTTTTTTGTAGATTCCGCAGGTACTGGTGATTATCATATTGGTAAAAATCCTGACAGTCGATCTATAGCCATTGCTAGAAAACATGGTTTAGACATTTCAAATTTAAAAGGGCGCCAATTTAATGTGTCAGATTTTGATAAGTTTGACATTATTTATGTCATGGACGAATCTAACTACCGAAATGTTTTGTTACTTGCCAGAAACGAACAAGATAAAGCAAAAGTCAAGTTTATTTTAAATGAAATTCATCCGAACCAAAACTATAATGTTCCAGACCCTTACTTTGGTGGAAATGATGGTTTTGAAAATGTTTACCATATGCTAGATGAAGCATGTTCTGTTATAGCAACTAGGCTTCAAAATTAA
- a CDS encoding SAM-dependent methyltransferase, which produces MANPLGKLFLIPTTLGDNEPLEVLPITVKQVIEETNTFIVENDKTARHFIKRIASEKSQSSLKMFHLNKHTDIMDLPSFLEPCLNGINIGLLSEAGCPGVADPGADIVKIAHQKNIKVVPLVGPSSILMALMSSGMNGQSFAFNGYLPIDKTERKNEMKRLERLSFEHNQSQIFIETPYRNNKMLEDLSHYLDQNTQICVACDITLPTEFIKTQTAKEWKKNIVDLHKRPTIFIIHM; this is translated from the coding sequence ATGGCAAATCCTTTAGGAAAATTATTCCTTATACCAACAACTTTAGGCGACAACGAACCTTTAGAAGTACTTCCGATTACAGTCAAGCAAGTTATTGAAGAAACCAATACATTTATTGTTGAAAATGATAAAACAGCGCGACATTTTATAAAACGAATTGCTTCAGAAAAATCCCAGTCTTCATTAAAGATGTTTCATTTAAACAAACACACCGATATTATGGATTTACCAAGTTTTTTAGAGCCTTGTTTAAATGGAATTAATATTGGTTTACTTTCTGAAGCTGGTTGCCCAGGCGTTGCAGACCCAGGTGCTGACATCGTAAAAATAGCCCATCAAAAAAACATAAAAGTAGTGCCATTAGTTGGTCCATCTTCTATTTTAATGGCGTTGATGAGTTCGGGTATGAACGGACAAAGTTTCGCTTTTAACGGCTATCTACCTATTGATAAAACCGAACGAAAAAATGAAATGAAACGATTAGAGCGTTTGTCTTTTGAACATAATCAATCTCAAATATTTATTGAAACACCTTACCGAAACAATAAAATGCTTGAAGATTTGAGCCATTATTTAGACCAAAACACGCAAATTTGTGTGGCCTGCGATATTACACTACCCACAGAGTTTATAAAAACACAGACTGCAAAAGAGTGGAAAAAAAATATCGTAGACCTACATAAAAGACCTACGATATTTATTATTCATATGTAA
- the dnaA gene encoding chromosomal replication initiator protein DnaA, which translates to MSVTAQTVWNSCLEFIKDNIQPQAYKTWFEPIVAVKLTDNALSIQVPSKFFYEWLEEHYVKILKVSLTKELGEKAKLVYIIKMENTYGNKQPFTEKIPSSNRSAMKSQEVDVPLNNKSPELRNPFVIPGIRNVKIESQLNPNYSFENFLEGDSNRLARSAGLAVASKPGGTSFNPLLIFGGVGLGKTHLAHAIGVDIKDKYPEKTVLYISAEKFTQQYIDSVKKNNRNDFIHFYQIIDVLIIDDVQFLSGKTGTQDVFFHIFNHLHQNGKQVILTSDKAPVDMQDIEQRLLSRFKWGLSAELQTPDFETRVSILKNKLYRDGVDMPDDIIEYVAKNIKSNVRELEGAIISLIAQSSFNKKEITIDLARIIVEKFVKNTKREVSIDYIQKVVSDYFQMDIDTLQSKTRKRHIVQARQLAMFFAKKFTKASLASIGSQIGKRDHATVLHACKTVDNLSTTDKQFRKYVEDITKKLSV; encoded by the coding sequence ATGAGTGTAACTGCGCAAACGGTATGGAATAGTTGTCTAGAATTCATAAAGGATAATATCCAACCGCAAGCATACAAAACTTGGTTTGAACCTATTGTAGCGGTTAAACTTACAGACAATGCGTTAAGCATACAAGTACCTAGTAAATTTTTTTATGAGTGGCTTGAAGAACACTACGTAAAAATCCTTAAAGTATCTCTTACAAAAGAATTAGGCGAAAAAGCCAAACTTGTTTACATTATTAAAATGGAAAACACGTATGGCAACAAACAGCCTTTTACAGAAAAAATTCCGAGTTCAAACAGGAGTGCCATGAAATCCCAGGAAGTTGATGTTCCTCTTAACAATAAAAGCCCCGAATTACGAAATCCATTTGTAATACCAGGCATTAGAAATGTAAAGATAGAATCGCAACTTAATCCAAACTATAGTTTTGAAAATTTTTTAGAAGGCGATTCTAACCGTTTGGCACGTAGTGCAGGGTTAGCCGTGGCCTCAAAACCTGGTGGCACATCTTTCAACCCGTTACTTATTTTTGGCGGCGTTGGTTTAGGAAAAACCCATTTAGCACATGCTATTGGTGTAGACATTAAAGACAAATACCCAGAGAAAACAGTTCTATACATTTCTGCGGAAAAATTTACGCAACAATATATAGATTCTGTTAAGAAAAATAATAGAAATGATTTTATCCATTTCTATCAAATTATTGATGTATTGATTATTGACGACGTTCAATTCCTTTCAGGAAAAACGGGGACACAAGATGTATTCTTTCATATATTCAACCATTTACACCAAAACGGAAAACAGGTTATTTTAACAAGTGATAAAGCACCTGTTGATATGCAAGATATTGAGCAACGCTTGTTATCTCGTTTTAAATGGGGACTTTCGGCAGAACTACAAACACCCGATTTTGAAACCCGCGTTTCTATATTAAAAAACAAATTATATCGCGATGGCGTAGATATGCCCGACGATATTATTGAATATGTTGCCAAAAACATTAAATCGAATGTGCGTGAATTGGAAGGTGCTATTATTTCGTTAATTGCGCAATCATCTTTCAACAAAAAAGAGATTACCATCGATTTAGCGAGAATAATTGTTGAAAAGTTTGTAAAAAATACCAAACGCGAAGTATCCATTGATTACATCCAAAAAGTGGTGTCCGATTATTTCCAAATGGATATTGATACTTTACAATCTAAAACGAGAAAACGCCACATTGTACAAGCGCGTCAGTTAGCTATGTTTTTTGCTAAAAAGTTTACTAAAGCATCTTTGGCTAGTATTGGTTCCCAAATTGGAAAACGCGACCACGCCACTGTGTTACATGCTTGTAAAACAGTTGATAATTTATCTACAACAGACAAACAGTTTAGAAAATATGTTGAAGATATAACCAAAAAACTTTCAGTCTAA
- a CDS encoding DUF2279 domain-containing protein codes for MTYSAIKYLLLFVLLPLFSFSQSKLDAFLTPSDTLNTSRRHAVVITETSLAGIALVGLHQLWYADYEQSKLHGINDNKEWLQMDKMGHMFTSYQMGKHGAQLLNWSGVSKKDQLIYGATLGFGFLTTVEILDGYSQEWGFSWGDILANASGTGLYVGQELLWNEQRIALKFSFHQTKYASQRSDKLGEGFFEQVLKDYNGQTYWLSANLYSFFKEKNMPKWLNIAVGYGADGMLTGTKDIDNQLLTNLDRQRQFYLSLDVNLSNIETNSKLLRTFLDVFNMIKIPFPTIEFNKKGCVFHLFYY; via the coding sequence GTGACATATTCAGCAATAAAATACCTGTTGCTTTTTGTTTTGTTGCCATTGTTTTCATTTTCACAATCGAAACTCGACGCCTTTTTGACGCCTAGCGACACACTTAATACATCTAGAAGACATGCTGTTGTAATTACAGAAACGTCACTTGCAGGGATAGCTTTAGTTGGATTGCATCAACTTTGGTATGCCGATTATGAACAATCTAAACTTCATGGTATTAATGATAATAAAGAGTGGCTCCAAATGGATAAAATGGGACATATGTTCACTTCTTATCAAATGGGAAAACATGGTGCACAGTTATTAAATTGGAGTGGTGTAAGTAAAAAGGATCAGTTAATTTATGGGGCTACTTTAGGTTTTGGTTTTTTAACAACGGTTGAAATTTTAGATGGCTATTCACAAGAATGGGGTTTTTCTTGGGGTGATATTTTGGCAAACGCATCGGGAACAGGATTATATGTTGGTCAAGAATTGCTTTGGAACGAACAACGCATCGCTTTAAAATTCTCTTTTCATCAAACAAAATATGCTTCTCAACGTTCTGATAAGCTAGGAGAAGGCTTTTTTGAGCAGGTTTTGAAAGACTATAACGGACAAACCTATTGGTTAAGTGCCAATTTGTATTCGTTTTTTAAAGAAAAAAATATGCCAAAATGGTTAAATATTGCTGTAGGATATGGGGCAGACGGTATGTTAACGGGCACGAAAGATATTGACAATCAGTTGTTAACAAATTTAGATAGGCAACGTCAATTCTATTTAAGTTTAGATGTAAATTTGAGTAACATTGAAACAAACTCGAAGTTGCTGAGAACTTTTTTAGACGTTTTTAATATGATAAAAATACCTTTTCCAACTATAGAGTTCAATAAAAAAGGCTGTGTATTTCATCTATTCTACTATTAA